From Crassaminicella indica, one genomic window encodes:
- a CDS encoding ATP-dependent helicase: MLRNSIGKNINIQLNPQQEKIANHIDGPALCLACPGSGKTTTLLIRTYNLIANRGIPANKILSMTFSRAAAKDMESRFKKFFGSHIKINFSTIHAFAYRVLRQVYSKIYSNDFQLIELDGKKISILKNIYQHFNKSFINDDKLEELETSISFIKNLCIPVENYKDYHIKIPNFLEIFYAYESYKKRNYFIDFDDMLTLTLDIFKTYPKVLNYYQNKYSYIQIDEAQDTSKVQHEIIKLLAKKHNNIFMVCDDDQSLYRFRGADPSFLTKECHQIWSNIKIYFMEQNYRSTKNIVSISNKCIIHNKNRYPKKMFTNNLSKRSVKVVHVNSSQEQIEYVIKQIKGLENYNDTAILFYKNISAIPFIDGLNRNGIKFYMRDHRNSFFRNFAVRDIINFFKVAINPSDMNSFYDIYHKTNAFISKKMIEHALKNIKKDIFDSLLSYPALNPKQKSRIRDLKGKFLILATKTPDEAIHYIKNAMGYEKRLADYCEKFGYNLTNIHHILDTLSYIGSKTSKLYTFIDRLTQIEDIMHQAQYNKNDNAITLSTLHSSKGLEFKNVFLIDIIEGQLPSQFAIDQAEEEGFFDDLEEERRLFYVGMTRAKEYLDIITFKHIPSRFINEILNSEYNKKLFVGSKVHHPLFGQGYIKKITDSTITIKFDKAGIKQLDKQIIINKNLLKLC, from the coding sequence ATGTTAAGAAATTCAATAGGAAAAAATATTAATATTCAATTAAATCCACAACAAGAAAAAATAGCTAATCATATAGACGGTCCAGCATTATGTTTAGCTTGTCCTGGTAGTGGTAAAACAACTACACTTCTTATTCGAACATATAATCTAATAGCAAATAGAGGAATTCCAGCCAATAAAATATTATCTATGACTTTTTCTAGAGCTGCTGCTAAAGACATGGAAAGCAGGTTTAAAAAATTTTTTGGCTCTCACATAAAAATAAACTTTTCAACAATTCATGCTTTTGCTTACAGGGTTTTACGACAGGTTTACTCTAAAATATATAGTAATGATTTTCAGCTTATTGAATTAGATGGAAAAAAGATAAGTATACTTAAAAACATTTATCAGCATTTTAATAAAAGCTTCATTAATGACGATAAGCTAGAGGAACTTGAAACGTCTATTAGCTTTATAAAAAACCTATGTATCCCTGTTGAAAACTATAAAGATTATCATATAAAAATACCAAATTTCCTTGAAATCTTTTATGCTTACGAAAGCTATAAAAAACGAAATTACTTTATAGATTTTGACGATATGCTAACTCTTACACTTGATATATTTAAAACCTATCCGAAGGTATTGAACTATTATCAAAATAAATATTCATATATACAAATAGACGAAGCACAGGATACTAGCAAAGTTCAACATGAAATCATAAAACTTCTCGCAAAAAAGCATAACAATATATTTATGGTATGTGATGATGATCAATCCCTTTATAGATTTAGAGGTGCTGACCCATCATTTTTAACAAAAGAATGTCATCAGATTTGGTCTAATATAAAAATATACTTTATGGAGCAAAATTATCGTTCTACAAAAAATATAGTATCTATTAGCAATAAGTGTATTATACATAATAAAAATAGATACCCTAAAAAAATGTTTACAAATAACCTTTCAAAAAGATCAGTAAAAGTAGTTCATGTTAATTCATCTCAAGAACAAATAGAATATGTAATAAAGCAGATAAAAGGCTTAGAAAATTATAATGATACAGCTATACTCTTTTATAAAAATATATCTGCAATCCCTTTTATAGATGGTCTTAATCGAAATGGAATCAAATTTTATATGAGAGATCATAGAAATTCATTTTTTAGAAATTTTGCAGTACGAGATATTATTAATTTTTTCAAAGTAGCAATCAATCCTTCTGATATGAATTCTTTTTATGATATCTATCATAAAACAAATGCGTTCATATCTAAAAAAATGATAGAACATGCTCTAAAAAATATAAAAAAGGATATTTTTGATAGCTTACTTTCCTATCCTGCTTTGAATCCTAAACAAAAATCAAGAATACGAGATTTAAAAGGTAAATTTTTGATTTTAGCAACAAAAACACCTGATGAAGCCATACATTATATAAAAAATGCAATGGGCTATGAAAAAAGATTGGCAGATTACTGTGAAAAGTTTGGCTATAATCTAACAAATATTCATCATATATTAGATACACTATCTTATATAGGCAGTAAAACCTCTAAATTATATACATTTATAGATAGATTGACTCAAATCGAAGATATTATGCATCAAGCACAGTACAACAAAAACGACAATGCTATTACTTTGTCAACGCTACACAGCTCTAAAGGACTTGAGTTTAAAAATGTATTTTTAATAGATATTATAGAAGGACAGCTTCCTTCACAATTTGCAATCGACCAAGCTGAAGAAGAAGGTTTTTTTGATGACCTAGAAGAAGAACGAAGACTATTTTATGTAGGAATGACACGTGCAAAGGAATATCTAGATATTATTACCTTTAAACATATTCCATCAAGGTTTATCAATGAAATCCTAAATTCTGAATACAATAAAAAGCTATTTGTTGGCTCAAAAGTACACCATCCTCTATTTGGACAAGGATATATAAAAAAAATAACTGATAGTACAATAACTATTAAATTTGATAAAGCAGGAATAAAACAATTGGATAAACAGATCATCATCAATAAAAATTTACTTAAACTTTGTTAA
- a CDS encoding ATP-binding protein, which produces MREVIFIKKNFTLQTKITILITALILFSISISILFIGKWSLDNIQNKVEGNIKNVSIILANSPNIQKSLEEKDSKKVQKHVKELLNRLEGVDIITIADMNGIRYAHPNPDRIGQRFVGGDEVSVIKEGKSYISQAKGTLGVSIRAFEPIFYKDKQIGFVMAGVLYEDIQNFRIHALITMCGFTLFGILLGSIGALIIAKRTRDSLLGLEPDEIVYLYRENRAMLESIREGIIAIDAYGKITLVNDYAIKILNINNPNVIGEYVLDVFPTSRLLEVLSSGVCEYNEEQIINDTLILTNRVPIMDGDEIIGAMASFNDRTKIKRLAEEITGVRQIIQALRANTHEFMNKLHVILGLIELNEIDEVKKYIKGIVKEQEQIRFFLMKKIKNPTISAIILGKLNRAKELKINMEIDNNSYLEKYYKNIQNENLVTIIGNLLDNAMEAIIKKEEDGEIYLRIEDIKYCIEIEVQDNGIGIKNEHIKNIFKRGFTTKEEGGIGLFLVEKSIKQLNGEIFVDSKVNEGTSILVRIPKE; this is translated from the coding sequence ATGAGAGAGGTGATTTTTATCAAAAAGAATTTTACCCTTCAAACAAAAATTACTATATTGATTACTGCATTAATTCTTTTTTCAATAAGCATAAGTATCTTGTTTATAGGTAAGTGGTCGTTAGATAATATTCAAAATAAGGTAGAGGGAAATATAAAAAATGTATCTATTATATTAGCAAATTCTCCTAATATTCAAAAAAGTTTAGAGGAAAAAGATTCTAAAAAAGTTCAAAAGCATGTAAAAGAGCTATTGAACAGATTAGAAGGAGTAGATATAATTACGATAGCTGATATGAACGGAATACGGTATGCTCATCCAAATCCAGATAGGATTGGACAGCGCTTTGTAGGAGGAGATGAGGTAAGTGTTATAAAGGAAGGGAAATCTTATATCTCTCAGGCAAAGGGAACACTAGGAGTTTCGATTAGAGCCTTTGAACCTATATTTTATAAAGATAAGCAGATAGGTTTTGTAATGGCAGGTGTACTATATGAGGATATTCAAAATTTTAGAATACATGCTTTAATAACTATGTGTGGATTTACTTTATTTGGGATATTATTAGGGAGCATAGGAGCATTAATAATTGCAAAGAGAACAAGAGATAGTCTATTAGGTTTAGAACCCGATGAAATTGTTTATTTGTATAGAGAGAATAGGGCAATGCTTGAATCTATAAGGGAGGGTATTATTGCTATTGATGCTTATGGAAAGATTACTTTGGTAAATGATTATGCTATAAAAATACTAAATATCAATAATCCAAATGTCATAGGTGAATATGTATTAGATGTATTTCCTACTAGTAGATTATTAGAAGTTTTAAGCAGTGGTGTGTGTGAATATAACGAAGAACAAATAATTAATGATACTCTTATATTGACTAATAGAGTTCCTATAATGGATGGAGATGAAATTATAGGAGCTATGGCAAGCTTTAATGATCGAACAAAGATTAAACGATTAGCAGAAGAAATTACAGGGGTAAGGCAAATTATTCAAGCACTTAGAGCAAATACACATGAGTTTATGAATAAATTACATGTCATATTAGGTCTTATTGAATTGAATGAGATAGATGAGGTGAAAAAGTATATTAAAGGAATTGTAAAAGAGCAGGAGCAAATAAGGTTTTTCCTTATGAAGAAGATTAAAAATCCAACCATTTCAGCTATTATATTAGGAAAATTAAATAGAGCTAAAGAGCTTAAAATAAATATGGAAATAGATAATAATTCATATTTAGAAAAATATTATAAAAATATTCAAAATGAAAATTTAGTGACGATCATAGGAAATTTACTAGATAATGCTATGGAAGCCATTATAAAAAAAGAAGAGGATGGAGAAATATACTTAAGGATTGAAGATATAAAATATTGTATTGAAATAGAAGTACAGGATAATGGCATTGGCATAAAGAATGAACATATAAAAAATATCTTTAAGAGAGGATTTACAACAAAAGAAGAAGGAGGCATAGGGTTATTTTTGGTAGAAAAAAGCATAAAGCAGCTAAATGGTGAAATCTTTGTAGATTCAAAGGTTAATGAAGGAACAAGCATCTTAGTTAGAATACCTAAGGAGTGA
- the nuoF gene encoding NADH-quinone oxidoreductase subunit NuoF — MKIVVGQGSCGIAAGANKAYDIFESSIKEKGLQVDLTITGCIGMCYLEPIVDVYDDNNKKTTYVRVTPKIASEIIEKHIIKKNIVKDYTISEEDLKVLSQQKRIALRNCGHINPESIDEYLKKEGYKAIEKCVKEMSPEKVIEEIKISGLRGRGGAGFPTWFKWNAAKNSKGSPKYLVCNADEGDPGAFMDRSVLEGDPHSLIEGMMIGGYAIGANEGIIYVRAEYPLAIVRLKKAIEQAREKGFLGKNIFGCSFDFDIRIKAGAGAFVCGEETALIASLEGERGMPRLKPPFPAQSGYWKKPTNINNVETFANVPWIIANGGQAFANMGTEKSKGTKVFALTGKIKKGGLVEVPMGMTLKEIIFNIGGGIKEDKNFKAVQMGGPSGGCIPASLVDTPVDYESINKTGAIMGSGGMVVMDETTCMVDMARFFLNFTREESCGKCIHCRIGTKRMLEILNRICEGKGKDGDIELLEELAVKIKEGSLCGLGQTAPNPVLSTIRYFREEYEKHIYDKKCPAKQCTALLTYSIDPEKCIGCGLCARNCPVDAISGELKKSHYIDPEKCIKCGKCKQSCNFNAVIVE, encoded by the coding sequence ATGAAGATCGTTGTGGGTCAAGGAAGCTGTGGAATAGCAGCTGGTGCAAATAAAGCATATGATATTTTTGAAAGCTCAATAAAAGAAAAAGGTCTTCAGGTAGACCTTACAATTACAGGCTGTATTGGTATGTGCTATTTAGAACCTATTGTAGATGTTTATGATGATAATAATAAAAAGACAACTTATGTAAGAGTCACTCCTAAAATCGCTAGTGAAATTATTGAAAAACATATCATTAAAAAAAATATAGTTAAGGATTATACAATATCAGAAGAAGATTTAAAAGTTTTATCTCAGCAAAAAAGAATCGCTTTAAGAAATTGCGGACACATAAATCCTGAATCTATAGATGAATATTTAAAAAAAGAAGGCTATAAAGCTATTGAAAAATGTGTAAAGGAAATGAGTCCTGAAAAAGTAATTGAAGAAATTAAAATTTCAGGTCTACGTGGACGTGGTGGTGCCGGATTCCCTACTTGGTTTAAATGGAATGCCGCAAAAAATTCTAAAGGTTCTCCTAAATATTTAGTATGTAATGCTGATGAGGGAGACCCTGGTGCCTTTATGGATAGAAGTGTTTTAGAGGGAGATCCCCACAGCCTTATTGAAGGAATGATGATCGGAGGCTATGCTATCGGGGCAAATGAAGGTATTATATACGTTAGAGCTGAATACCCATTAGCTATTGTTCGTCTTAAAAAAGCTATTGAACAAGCACGCGAAAAAGGATTCTTAGGAAAAAACATTTTTGGTTGTAGCTTTGATTTTGATATACGCATAAAAGCAGGTGCAGGTGCTTTTGTCTGTGGAGAAGAAACTGCCCTTATTGCATCCTTAGAGGGAGAACGTGGCATGCCAAGATTAAAGCCTCCTTTCCCTGCACAAAGTGGGTATTGGAAAAAACCTACAAATATCAATAATGTTGAAACCTTTGCAAACGTCCCTTGGATTATTGCAAATGGCGGTCAAGCATTTGCTAATATGGGTACAGAAAAGAGCAAAGGAACAAAAGTATTTGCCCTTACTGGAAAAATAAAAAAAGGCGGTTTAGTAGAAGTCCCTATGGGAATGACTTTAAAAGAAATTATTTTTAACATTGGTGGTGGTATCAAAGAAGATAAAAATTTCAAGGCAGTTCAAATGGGTGGTCCGTCAGGAGGATGTATTCCAGCAAGCCTTGTAGATACTCCTGTTGATTATGAATCTATCAACAAAACTGGTGCTATTATGGGTTCTGGTGGTATGGTAGTTATGGATGAAACTACTTGTATGGTAGATATGGCACGTTTCTTTTTAAATTTTACCCGTGAAGAATCATGTGGTAAGTGTATTCACTGCCGAATTGGTACAAAAAGAATGTTAGAAATTTTAAATCGCATATGTGAAGGAAAAGGAAAAGATGGAGATATTGAATTATTAGAAGAACTAGCTGTAAAAATTAAAGAAGGCTCTCTTTGTGGACTTGGTCAAACAGCTCCTAATCCGGTGCTGAGTACAATCAGATATTTCAGAGAAGAATATGAAAAGCATATTTATGATAAAAAATGTCCTGCAAAGCAATGTACAGCTTTATTAACTTATTCTATTGATCCTGAAAAATGTATTGGCTGTGGACTTTGCGCAAGAAATTGTCCTGTTGATGCAATTTCTGGTGAACTTAAAAAATCACATTACATAGATCCTGAAAAATGCATAAAGTGTGGAAAATGCAAACAATCTTGTAACTTTAATGCTGTTATAGTTGAGTAA
- the brnQ gene encoding branched-chain amino acid transport system II carrier protein: MNKKTKDVFVLGLALFAMFFGAGNLIFPPSLGLIAGKNWIVCAIGFFITAIGMPLLGIIASAKAGGTIDDVGNKVGSTFSKIFATIIILAIGPLLAIPRTGATTYEMGIKPIFSGFSPILASIIFFGLTLYFVIKPSEIVDKVGKILTPLLLIMIFVIIIKGIFSPLGTATTIMKESPLSKGFTEGYQTMDALASLVFAGVMLSSLVGKGYTDIKEQVSLTIKAGILAAIGLGLVYGGLIYLGASANSVYALDTPKSDLLMAITNTLLGDFGKVALGIVVALACLTTSIGLTATVGSFFNKLSNNKLSYTFIVIATCIFSAIFANVGVEMIVKVAVPLLVTVYPVAIVLIIMNVFDGFIPSASYTGAVTGALIISLYDGLHIMGVDVGFLENIINKIPLSSFGFAWLIPAVIGGILTALLFSKKNSAYIK; encoded by the coding sequence ATGAATAAAAAAACAAAAGATGTATTTGTACTAGGTCTTGCTCTATTTGCAATGTTTTTTGGAGCAGGAAACTTAATTTTCCCACCTTCTCTAGGATTAATTGCAGGGAAAAACTGGATTGTCTGTGCTATTGGATTTTTTATAACAGCTATAGGAATGCCTCTTTTAGGAATTATTGCATCTGCTAAAGCAGGAGGAACAATTGATGATGTAGGAAACAAAGTAGGTTCTACGTTCAGTAAAATATTTGCAACTATTATTATATTAGCTATAGGACCTCTTTTAGCAATACCAAGAACAGGTGCAACTACATATGAAATGGGAATAAAGCCTATATTTTCTGGATTCAGTCCTATTCTTGCATCTATTATATTCTTTGGACTTACTCTATATTTTGTAATTAAACCATCTGAAATCGTAGATAAAGTAGGAAAAATCCTAACACCTCTGCTTTTAATCATGATCTTTGTCATTATAATTAAGGGAATTTTTTCACCTTTAGGAACAGCAACTACTATAATGAAGGAAAGTCCTCTATCAAAAGGCTTCACCGAAGGATATCAAACAATGGATGCATTGGCATCTTTAGTATTCGCAGGAGTTATGCTTAGCTCTCTTGTAGGAAAAGGATATACAGATATAAAAGAGCAGGTCAGCTTAACAATAAAAGCTGGTATCCTTGCGGCTATTGGACTTGGACTTGTTTATGGAGGATTGATCTATCTTGGTGCTTCAGCAAATTCAGTTTATGCTTTGGATACACCAAAATCTGATTTATTAATGGCCATTACAAATACATTACTTGGAGATTTTGGAAAAGTTGCTTTAGGAATTGTCGTAGCTCTTGCATGTTTAACTACTTCAATTGGACTTACAGCAACAGTAGGAAGCTTCTTTAATAAGCTAAGCAATAATAAATTAAGTTATACATTTATCGTTATCGCTACTTGTATTTTTAGTGCTATATTTGCAAATGTAGGAGTTGAAATGATTGTTAAAGTAGCTGTTCCTTTACTTGTTACAGTATATCCCGTTGCAATTGTACTGATTATAATGAATGTTTTCGATGGATTCATTCCAAGTGCTTCTTATACTGGCGCTGTTACTGGTGCATTAATCATCAGCTTATATGATGGTCTACATATTATGGGCGTTGATGTCGGCTTCTTAGAAAATATTATCAATAAAATTCCTCTTTCAAGCTTTGGATTTGCTTGGTTAATCCCTGCTGTTATCGGAGGAATACTTACAGCTTTATTGTTCAGCAAGAAAAATTCAGCTTATATTAAATAG
- a CDS encoding NUDIX domain-containing protein, with the protein MQVFDKCCAVFIIKNNKILLGLRTDGQGWSMAGGKLENGEKHEAAAKREMQEEFNIIAKKLQYLGTVKSIAYVKGVKSFVQPKVFLCCSFEGEPKPQLCEMKELRWFGLDELKYIKLFEPTKAVLKKYMNHLFD; encoded by the coding sequence ATGCAAGTGTTTGACAAGTGTTGTGCAGTATTTATTATAAAAAATAATAAAATATTATTAGGATTAAGAACAGATGGACAAGGGTGGAGTATGGCAGGAGGAAAGCTAGAAAATGGTGAGAAGCATGAAGCTGCTGCCAAAAGAGAAATGCAAGAAGAGTTCAATATTATTGCGAAAAAATTACAGTATTTAGGAACTGTAAAATCAATAGCTTATGTAAAAGGAGTAAAAAGCTTTGTTCAGCCTAAGGTTTTTTTATGTTGTAGCTTTGAAGGAGAACCAAAGCCACAGCTTTGTGAAATGAAGGAGCTAAGATGGTTTGGCTTGGATGAACTAAAATATATTAAGTTATTTGAGCCTACAAAAGCAGTGCTTAAAAAGTATATGAATCATTTGTTTGATTAA
- the nuoE gene encoding NADH-quinone oxidoreductase subunit NuoE — protein sequence MECCGQKKLMVDISDPNVDLKKLDPILQKYKGISGSLITILQKAQELYNYLPLEVLNYIAEETGVKPAKVHGVATFYTQFRLTPVGKYLIMLCQGTACHVNGSKLIEEAICDELNIKEGETTKDGLFTLNNVACLGCCSLSPVMMINGETYAKLTPESVKKILRDIKEKEKSSEEV from the coding sequence ATGGAATGTTGTGGGCAAAAAAAACTTATGGTCGATATAAGCGACCCTAATGTAGATCTTAAAAAGCTAGATCCCATTCTACAAAAGTACAAAGGGATTTCAGGTAGTCTTATTACTATTTTACAAAAAGCACAAGAGCTTTACAACTATTTACCCCTAGAAGTACTTAATTACATAGCTGAAGAAACAGGAGTAAAGCCTGCAAAGGTTCATGGAGTAGCAACCTTTTATACTCAATTTAGATTAACCCCTGTTGGAAAGTATTTGATCATGCTTTGTCAAGGAACTGCTTGTCATGTAAATGGTTCTAAGCTTATAGAAGAAGCAATTTGTGATGAACTAAATATAAAAGAAGGAGAAACAACTAAAGATGGATTATTTACCCTTAATAATGTTGCCTGTCTTGGATGCTGTAGCTTATCTCCTGTTATGATGATAAACGGAGAAACCTATGCAAAGCTTACTCCTGAAAGTGTGAAAAAAATATTAAGGGATATAAAAGAAAAAGAAAAAAGTAGTGAGGAGGTCTAA